Proteins co-encoded in one Thermomicrobiales bacterium genomic window:
- a CDS encoding carbohydrate kinase family protein: MRQGIAALGLCSWDQFIVTETYPGPGEYAIVRQQFEQSGGTTGNACAAMARLGVPVMFVTAVGDDPHGAALLGDLRHEGCDVSRAIIRTDESSDTGIIVVSGSPAHRDRTIFWIQGAKPQHGDHLPVDEMLDHPWVLLDINDARLRSFFLDLPAHQSPRTKLFGTMTYLVEMNPADGWHHALRHDVIAGNVRELLTLTGEPTLDAAFARARRDLVANACNRMFVSHGANGAYLIQPAGIEHLGAFPVDVVDTTGAGDAFAAGCLWGLLDRAPNAEIMRRANALGALACRGLGARSALPTRDEALAFIAANGQSQ, encoded by the coding sequence ATGCGACAAGGGATTGCAGCGCTTGGGCTGTGCTCGTGGGATCAGTTTATCGTCACCGAAACGTACCCGGGTCCCGGTGAGTATGCAATCGTGCGCCAGCAATTCGAGCAATCAGGCGGCACAACTGGCAACGCCTGTGCTGCGATGGCGCGGCTGGGCGTTCCGGTCATGTTCGTCACCGCTGTCGGAGACGACCCACACGGCGCTGCGCTTCTCGGCGATCTGCGCCACGAGGGCTGCGATGTGTCGCGTGCGATCATCCGCACCGACGAGTCGTCCGATACCGGTATCATCGTCGTCTCGGGATCTCCCGCCCATCGGGATCGCACAATCTTCTGGATTCAGGGCGCCAAACCGCAGCACGGCGACCACCTGCCGGTCGATGAGATGCTCGACCATCCGTGGGTACTACTGGATATCAACGACGCTCGCCTGCGGAGCTTCTTCCTCGATCTACCCGCCCACCAGAGCCCGCGTACGAAGCTGTTCGGCACGATGACGTATCTCGTCGAGATGAATCCTGCCGACGGTTGGCATCATGCGCTGCGTCACGATGTCATCGCTGGCAACGTCCGTGAGCTGCTGACTCTGACCGGTGAGCCAACGCTTGACGCCGCCTTTGCGCGCGCTCGACGCGATCTCGTCGCTAATGCATGCAACAGGATGTTCGTCTCACACGGCGCCAATGGTGCATACCTGATTCAACCAGCCGGTATCGAGCACCTCGGGGCCTTTCCGGTTGATGTCGTCGATACGACGGGGGCCGGCGACGCGTTCGCGGCGGGCTGCCTCTGGGGCCTGCTCGACCGTGCGCCCAACGCCGAGATCATGCGCAGAGCCAACGCGCTCGGCGCGCTTGCCTGTCGCGGCCTCGGGGCTCGCTCGGCACTCCCGACACGCGACGAGGCGTTGGCATTCATTGCTGCCAACGGCCAGTCCCAATGA
- a CDS encoding type III pantothenate kinase has protein sequence MLFLVDIGNTNVKLGVVREGELVAHWRVATNRTSMPDEWWVVVTTLAGADGIRLDQIEGAVISSSVPSVTPWITTMVRERVGIEPIVVGSQTNLGITIDIDNPHEVGPDRLVDVAAAYAMFGGPTLVLDFGSATTLNVVTRDGRFIGGAIAPDIRAAHDALVSKAARLSSVELEFPARVIGHNTITAMQSGIMFGYAGLVEGLIDRIDAELGERTTVISTGGFGGVFLEHCSRISQYVPELTLEGLKLIWNRSQKTSPPG, from the coding sequence ATGCTGTTCCTGGTCGATATCGGCAACACGAATGTCAAGCTTGGCGTTGTCCGGGAGGGAGAGCTCGTCGCGCACTGGCGTGTAGCGACGAACCGGACGAGCATGCCCGATGAGTGGTGGGTCGTCGTCACGACACTGGCCGGCGCCGACGGGATTCGACTGGATCAGATCGAAGGAGCAGTCATCAGCAGCAGCGTGCCCTCGGTCACACCGTGGATCACGACGATGGTCCGCGAACGAGTCGGCATCGAGCCGATCGTCGTCGGCTCGCAGACGAACCTCGGGATCACGATCGATATCGACAACCCGCACGAGGTCGGTCCGGACCGCCTTGTCGATGTCGCTGCTGCCTATGCGATGTTCGGCGGCCCGACCCTCGTCCTCGATTTCGGCTCTGCCACCACGCTAAATGTTGTCACCCGCGATGGTCGCTTCATCGGTGGCGCGATCGCGCCCGATATTCGGGCCGCCCACGATGCGCTGGTGTCCAAAGCGGCGCGGCTGAGCAGCGTCGAGCTGGAGTTCCCGGCGCGCGTCATCGGCCACAACACAATCACAGCAATGCAGTCCGGAATCATGTTCGGCTACGCCGGCCTCGTCGAGGGACTGATCGACCGGATCGACGCCGAGCTTGGAGAACGGACAACCGTTATCTCCACCGGCGGATTCGGCGGCGTCTTCCTGGAACACTGCTCCCGCATCAGCCAGTATGTGCCAGAGCTAACACTCGAAGGACTGAAGCTGATCTGGAACCGATCGCAGAAGACATCACCCCCAGGCTGA
- the queG gene encoding tRNA epoxyqueuosine(34) reductase QueG, translated as MTEALSRAELREMARESGLDILGVTGPEPFSDAEHYIVDHIERGHTRGMDWFTVARARESCDPHTLHDTVQSIVSVGIPFWTGLSKPPDDGILRGRIARYAWGRDYHKTLKRRMTALVATIEKIVGRPVEARTLSDTARIVDRAVAARAGTGWVGKNSMIIVPRHGSWVMLGEIMLDIHITPDLPLAQDCGRCRICLDRCPTGAIVEPYRIDAPRCVSYLTIEERGPIPFQLRPLLGNRVFGCDTCQDVCPYTSAARPAHDPDFEPVTIENAFPSLERLATMTSADFYATYSGTAVIRAKRSGMARNAAIALGNSDDPRAEPILIQMLRCHDEPLARGHAAWALAHLTGDESHRPLTLALQSEPDPSVCVEIRQALDA; from the coding sequence ATGACGGAGGCCCTATCTCGGGCCGAGCTTCGCGAGATGGCGCGTGAGAGCGGGCTCGACATTCTCGGCGTTACCGGCCCGGAGCCGTTTTCCGATGCCGAACACTACATCGTCGACCATATCGAACGCGGACACACACGCGGCATGGATTGGTTCACCGTCGCGCGCGCGAGAGAATCGTGCGATCCCCACACCCTGCACGATACAGTCCAGTCGATTGTCTCCGTCGGTATCCCCTTCTGGACAGGTCTATCGAAGCCGCCCGACGACGGGATCCTGCGCGGCCGGATCGCTCGCTACGCCTGGGGGCGTGACTACCACAAGACTCTCAAGCGCCGGATGACGGCGCTGGTAGCAACGATTGAGAAGATCGTTGGCCGGCCGGTGGAAGCCCGAACGCTGAGCGACACAGCTCGGATTGTCGATCGCGCTGTCGCCGCGCGAGCTGGAACGGGATGGGTCGGCAAGAATTCGATGATCATCGTGCCTCGTCATGGCTCCTGGGTCATGCTCGGTGAGATCATGCTCGACATCCACATCACTCCCGACCTCCCGCTTGCCCAGGACTGTGGGCGCTGTCGGATCTGTCTCGATCGCTGCCCGACCGGCGCGATCGTCGAGCCATATCGCATCGACGCTCCACGCTGCGTCTCCTACCTGACCATTGAGGAACGCGGCCCGATCCCGTTCCAGCTTCGTCCCCTCCTCGGCAACCGGGTCTTCGGCTGCGACACCTGCCAGGATGTCTGCCCGTACACATCTGCCGCACGGCCTGCGCACGATCCGGATTTCGAGCCTGTGACGATCGAAAATGCCTTCCCGTCGCTTGAGCGACTTGCGACGATGACCAGCGCCGACTTCTACGCAACGTATAGCGGCACCGCCGTTATCCGCGCCAAACGATCCGGGATGGCCCGCAATGCCGCGATCGCGCTCGGCAACAGCGACGATCCGCGCGCCGAACCGATCCTGATCCAGATGCTCCGCTGTCACGATGAACCACTAGCGCGCGGGCATGCGGCCTGGGCGCTCGCCCATCTCACCGGGGACGAGAGTCATCGCCCATTGACGCTAGCGCTGCAATCCGAACCCGATCCGTCTGTCTGCGTGGAGATCCGCCAGGCGCTCGACGCCTGA